A window of Rosa rugosa chromosome 7, drRosRugo1.1, whole genome shotgun sequence genomic DNA:
tagttaagtttgaatgaatgcatcacttcttgaattagcatatgaagatgaaaatcataaataacatcaaatgcaaattaaaacatcaattcatacaagtttggctagggctttcaaccttagccccaacaaagtactactcactcataattacatatactaaattcataatcaaattaaacaccaaaatataatctagagtaaaagggatagagttggcttagtggtgtgttggatggtccccaagctcacgtcttgatggtgatggtggtggtggtgattccctctccttcttgctcttgaagatttgatgataaaagatagtgaagcttgtattatgtattatgtgaataggtggagtagatggagaaaatgatgatagaaaagagagtggagaaatgatgtagtagtggtggtgttaatggaggtagaggataagaaatggtggtggtgatggaggagatagagtagtatggatagtatgagtttggattttgggaggtggatatggaggttttatgaaggagatgaacaaagaaagaagatgtaatggggtggaatGGGTGATGTTGagagtgagaagagaaggtgtttatatagggaagaaaaagaagagtgaaatgatgagtgaaataaaaataatgaaagtggagtatggaagtggtttgtaaaatatggaaaagatggagtaatgataaaatgaaagcaaaacatgaaggtgcagaaacatggaagtgatgatgatctattaaagagattggagtagaaaaatatatccaaggaaaaagagaaaagcatctagctttcttcatgtgggtaggaatatGTTGAGTTGTTTTTTTAGGTcactttctgcccctttattccttcaattatttctccaccaagacttcatcaTGGGCCTCcaatttcttcatatcaaatggtcctctatgagtgtagattatcctgttagaatttcagaatttttagAATAGtagttgggccgaaaacgctactggactccttacaggtccagttttccagttttgcttctgcagaaaattggactgattgtttgaaggtcttccacttctatatggctcttgcactcttcataagaaatgtttcttaggatgtctagaatagaTCTGGAGagttcagctcatttggagttcatttggtcaggcgtccgctccttcttccttgtctagatcactttctcctagccgaagtaagaaaatgttctaagattgactttttagtgcatttccattcttctccatcatttcctagcatgataaggaaaacgtaataaatatatataaataaacacaaaggttaagcacaagtacaagattagggaaataatgaaatttgattagtcaacattaaatttggactttagaacaagtaatttccatgttttaggggacaaatatgtatatgaattatgatccaacaaatACAAGCATTGTATCTAATGCCAGAGATTCATAACTTCAATTCATATTTGAACGGGATACATAGCCTTGAGCCCACATTGAAACGTTGTTCCAAATAGCTAAACTTGGATGGAGATCCTAAATTTACTGGACTACAAAGCACTTACAAGAATATGATAAGTAAATTAATTCACAGTATCATTGGGTGGCTACCGTGAGAGTATTGTCCATATTAAAATGACTCAGCAAATCAGtggccttttttcttttttttttggtcaatatgAAAATTTCATTAAGCCACCAAGGCAAGCAACGACGAAGACAACAAAGGAAGAAAAACAAGAGAACTACTCCAGAGAGCCGACAAAATAGAGCAAGGCTCTAGACTACACTACAAGGGGCCCTGGGAGGCCATCACTCCTTAAGACTGAAAGAAGAGAGGCTGAAGGCCGATTGGCCCATTCAAGAGAGCACAGCCTCAACTTGGCCAGCTTTGCCGCGGCGTCAGCAACGCGGTTAGCTGTTCGGGGAACCCAGTTCCATATAATTCCAGGAAAAAGAGTCTTCAATTGGGTAATCATATTGATCATTGGGAGGATTCTCCAGTTTGGAGTTAGAGAGGGGTTGTCTAACACTGCAATGATCTCCTGGCAGTCACACTTCAGAACAATGCTTTGAATTTTTAAGTATGCAGCTAGTTGCAGACCCTTTACCACACCAGCTGCTTCCGTTTCAATTGCAGAGTTGTGGGCACTATAGATGCTAGCTCCAGCTATGGAATTGCCTCTATGATTTCTTACAACAATGCCAATACCGCTCTTCTTGCTATATGCATCCCAAGCTCCATCCACATTGACCTTAAAAGTTGTAGGGTCAGGAGGGTACCAGTTTGAATTTAGAGACTGGCTACTGGAGATCCTGGCAGGTGGACACAACTTTGAATTAACAGCATGAAGCCAATCACCGAAGCTTCTCCGGGTTCTCTCAATTGTACCAATAGGATTAGGACTGCCGTGAGCAACCACAATTTCACATCTATGCTTCCAGATTTCCCACAGTTGGTGGGTGACAAGTTGAAAAACATAGGCACGATCACCAGAGAGAGAGTTCACCCTTTTATCAACCTCCAGCAGCCAAGCATCCAAGGAAGTTATACTCTGTTTATTTGGGCTATAGCCAGTGGGGCCGCCAAACCACACAGCAGAAGTCCAAGGGCATAGTAGCAGGCAGTGCTCAATTGTTTCCGGGTACTCACCGCAGATGCTACACAGAGGGTTGTGAAGAACTTTCCTCTTATGAAGATTCATGGCTGTCGGGAGAGCGTCAGACAGAGCTTTCCAAAGAAAGTTTGATATTTTTGGCAGTAAGTTGGACTTCCACACCAGCTTTTAGATGCTATCAACGATTTGGTGAGAGGTGGAGGCCTTGTTTTTTTGCTTGTGCTTTTTAATTGACTGCACCTTGTGGTAACCACTTTTGACCGTGTAGCTGCCATTCTTGGAGTAAGGCCAAACCAAGACATCATCTTCCCAAGCTTCCCCAATTGGAATGGCCTTGATAGCCTGAACATCGGAGCTCTCCAAGAAAGGCCTCAGATGACCTATGTCCCAACTTCTGCTTTCATCAATTATCTCAGCCACATATAGGGGGGTAAACCTATTGGAGGTATCAGTTGGGATGATTAACCCCCCATTCTGGTTGGGTACCCACCTGTCCTTCCAGACATCCACACTCCTGCCACTCCTCACCTGCCAGAAGGCGTTACTTGTAATCGTGTCTCTTCCTGCCAAGAGACTGTTCCACACCCAGGATGGCCTAGAGCCTCTTTTTGCCTTCTGAAAGACGGAGTTGTCAAAATACCTAGCTTTGAGAATCCTACACCAAAGAGCAGTAGGATTCTTGATTAGCCGCAAATCAGTGGCCTTGAGAGCAAATATTTCAACTTTCTTGTGGGACTTGACAGTTATGTGCGAAATGGGTAAGTTGGACAATTTGCTAGAAGGCCCTTCTGCCCAAGTTAAATGCTGTTCTCCAGTGGCCTTGAGAGTAAATATTTCAACTTTCTTGTGAGACTTGACAGTTATGTGCtaagagaaattcttaggtgggaGTTTCCCCACCATGTGGATTTACGGCCACCCAAtcaaaagaaatgaaattttccatcttttccaaaattGCCTCTGCTCTCTAAAGTgtaatacccaaaacacccctcTACTGGATAGTGATTAGTCATCCCCACCATGTGTCTGTGCGGTCCGCCCCACGCAAGATTCTCTCTATGTGCTAAATGGGTAAGTTGGGCAATTTGCTAGAAGGCCCTTTTGCCCAAGTTTTTCTCCATACAAATCATCCCTTTTTCTCAAGTTGGATAATGCCCAATGAACCATTTGATCCACCATTATTAATTGCATAGGTTAGTACACTGCCCCATGTGACGAAGAACATCATATCAAAAGGTTCTCCTTCTCGAATAATATAACTGCCCTCACTATAGATCATTGGTTCAAGATGCTTACAGATTTTTTTCAACAGTTCTTCGCCCTTATCTTTAAGCTCATCAAGTGTTAAGTTTACGTGTACGAAAGACGAGAAAAATTTTTGTGAGAAACATCGTTACACTAACTAGACAAATAAAAAATTCATTTATATAAAAGAATGAGTGTAATGACATTATTAATtggaactatatatatatatatatatacagatcctatccagagcggagctccgctttgaaaattaacgtgtgaagttcgagtttttggtcacttttcggtcgcatatccacatctcgaccgttcagtttttaggtactagtgtatagatcgtctctgcaaattttcagccaaaatgatgatcgttaaggcattgataactgccttaaagctagtacggttcaggttgacagattcagtccgtccattggtttaagcgagttagataccttaacgatcatcaatttagctgaaaatttgcagagatgatctatacactagtacctaaaaactgaacgatcgagatgtggatatgcgaccaaaaagtggcccaaaactcgaacttcacacattaatttcaaagcggagctccgctctggattggatctgtatatatatatatatatatatatatatatatatatatatatatacatagaagCCTTCcaatgagggatccctttttttggtattttatagggataggcatttTACCAACTTttggatcatattttcacatctcaaccgttcagtttttaggtcctaatgtgtagatcacttctacaaattttcaaccaaatcggtgatcgttaaggcatccaaaactgcaatttacacgaacggaccgaatctgtcgaaccggaaccgttcgtgtttataatgg
This region includes:
- the LOC133722821 gene encoding uncharacterized protein LOC133722821, with product MNLHKRKVLHNPLCSICGEYPETIEHCLLLCPWTSAVWFGGPTGYSPNKQSITSLDAWLLEVDKRVNSLSGDRAYVFQLVTHQLWEIWKHRCEIVVAHGSPNPIGTIERTRRSFGDWLHAVNSKLCPPARISSSQSLNSNWYPPDPTTFKVNVDGAWDAYSKKSGIGIVVRNHRGNSIAGASIYSAHNSAIETEAAGVVKGLQLAAYLKIQSIVLKCDCQEIIAVLDNPSLTPNWRILPMINMITQLKTLFPGIIWNWVPRTANRVADAAAKLAKLRLCSLEWANRPSASLLSVLRSDGLPGPLVV